A stretch of Toxoplasma gondii ME49 chromosome V, whole genome shotgun sequence DNA encodes these proteins:
- a CDS encoding Toxoplasma gondii family B protein (encoded by transcript TGME49_307480~Predicted trans-membrane domain (TMHMM2.0):61-84), translating to MAKHVSDHLVHSQTRGGETEFLASNATILNEEKYQRQGDVLLKKSKRSSPAKRTTVTLRRTNGNNAVTLIFTLTAALVLLLVSVKLQQCRQGLLRKTTGETAGNTSRRLAEGGHEDKCVSLATASTRCLQVACRFHEEQNSVPTRRRLLTPSIPGIYSAPTSQTSYFQWFRLPGVSS from the exons ATGGCGAAGCACGTTTCGGATCATCTTGTCCACAGTCAGACAAGGGGGGGTGAGACAGAATTCCTCGCCTCCAACGCAACCATACTGAACGAAGAGAAATACCAACGACAAGGTGATGTTCTTctgaagaagtcgaaaaG AAGCAGCCCAGCAAAGAGGACAACGGTGACGTTACGTCGTACCAATGGAAACAATGCGGTCACGTTGATCTTTACACTGACAGCCGCGCTGGTGCTCCTGCTGGTTTCTGTCAAATTACAGCAGTGTCGGCAAGGGTTGCTAAGAAAAACAACTGGAGAAACTGCAGGAAACACTAGCCGGAGACTTGCAGAAGGCGGCCATGAAGACAAGTGTGTAAGCTTGGCTACAGCATCAACGAGGTGCCTTCAGGTGGCCTGTCGTTTCCACGAAGAACAGAACTCGGTCCCCACACGACGGCGACTCCTCACCCCTTCCATACCTGGCATCTATTCTGCACCGACGTCTCAAACTAGCTACTTTCAGTGGTTCCGCCTCCCTGGCGTGAGCTCCTGA